Proteins from a single region of Phalacrocorax carbo chromosome 25, bPhaCar2.1, whole genome shotgun sequence:
- the EPOP gene encoding elongin BC and Polycomb repressive complex 2-associated protein: protein MFLTCEGTFGIVPATMDYNGEARPGDFHAGYQEIEGINLGYLQINGTQMFALAQVLSDLFKDIPRTTISKKMETLKIKSRRCDLKELRTLKAINSVPTRAVKCSLISKADLEALCTSCKSLSPRRRKRKRKSKRREQLLLPGPGELFPCPRPQLVPPCRAGGCCAPAAPGRPKLPPAFPKPRSAPAALLPQPFHRAFPAFQKPPRGRRACGLAARGGFFAGVLAGYPRDLALLHPAAAHPAAQAAALAPPGRRKRGPCCAKGLFPAEKGPAAPRKGRSSVFPGSKRQGTSAGYSSDSDSSLDFGGSSPATSSDSSEEEEEEEEEEEEGDTSCSSEEGSSSESESSSLCSGDSVQSTRYRQAALPRFQPQPPREPLGEERPAEPPPSVGKALRPDPDLLFLSQQLWARTLRASTLESLSPAPAPGSGAQPLPELYAKQEASPSSSSSFSSSSSPPPSPSSTPGGVPQQKEGGFGDAEPCAKGKDLHKDASNNRASLGPSDQAERQSGALGGRAPSQEPGPAPQPPAQELGGSLGPAPPGEAGEPRREHFDRLIRQSKLWCYAKGFNLDGKSLRHGGRTEPCKAAELKSPGSKRAESPSTLSNKALKGNGSERNAKRRRLARGAEAERQQSSSKGRPQKTQRRNAKKGNTHCKRLGSAGPTPPRNSFSLMGNFPCIPSLVVGEDGDLCPASSLGVKNSWALSKTHPLWSWHLGGNAIPVPPSLKFRGYSLEDL, encoded by the coding sequence ATGTTCCTGACCTGCGAAGGGACCTTCGGAATTGTTCCAGCCACCATGGATTACAATGGGGAAGCCAGGCCGGGGGATTTTCATGCCGGCTATCAAGAAATCGAAGGGATAAACTTGGGATACTTACAGATCAATGGCACCCAGATGTTTGCTTTGGCCCAGGTCCTCAGCGACCTGTTTAAGGATATCCCCAGGACCACCATCAGCAAGAAGATGGAAACCTTAAAGATCAAGAGCCGACGCTGCGATCTCAAAGAGCTCCGGACCCTCAAAGCCATCAACTCGGTGCCCACCCGCGCGGTGAAATGCTCCCTCATCTCCAAGGCGGACCTGGAGGCTCTCTGCACCTCCTGCAAGAGCCTCAGCCCCcgcaggaggaagaggaaaaggaagagcaagaggagggagcagctgctgctgccgggcccgggggagctcttcccctgcccccgGCCCCAGCTGGTGCCGCCCTGCAGAGCCGGCGGCTGctgcgcccccgccgcccccggccgccccaAGCTGCCCCCCGCCTTCCCCAAGCCGCGCTCGGCGCCGGCCGCGCTGCTGCCGCAGCCCTTCCACAGGGCCTTCCCCGCCTTCCAGAAACCCCCCCGGGGTCGGAGGGCTTGCGGGCTGGCTGCTCGGGGAGGGTTTTTCGCCGGGGTGCTGGCCGGGTACCCCCGCGACCTGGCCTTGCTGCACCCGGCGGCCGCGCATCCCGCCGCGCAGGCGGCTGCGCTCGCCCCCCCGGGCCGGCGCAAGCGGGGTCCCTGCTGCGCCAAGGGGCTCTTCCCGGCCGAGAAGGGGCCCGCGGCCCCCAGGAAAGGCCGCTCCTCCGTCTTCCCCGGCTCCAAGCGACAGGGCACCTCCGCCGGCTACTCCAGCGACTCGGATTCCAGCCTGGACTTCGGCGGGTCCAGCCCCGCCACCTCCAGCGACTCGtcggaggaggaggaagaggaggaagaggaggaggaggaaggggacacCTCGTGCAGCAGCGAGGAAGGCAGCTCCTCGGAGTCGGAGAGCAGCTCGCTGTGCAGCGGGGACTCGGTGCAGAGCACCCGGTACAGGCAGGCGGCTCTGCCCCGCTTCCAGCCGCAGCCCCCCCGGGAGCCCCTCGGCGAGGAgcgccccgccgagccccccccgAGCGTGGGCAAAGCCCTGCGCCCCGACCCcgacctcctcttcctctcgCAGCAGCTCTGGGCTAGGACTTTGCGAGCATCAACTTTGGAAAGTTTGAGCCCGGCTCCAGCCCCGGGCTCGGGGGCCCAGCCGCTGCCGGAGCTGTACGCAAAGCAGGAggcctccccttcctcctcctcctccttctcctcctcctcctccccccctccctccccgagCAGCACCCCTGGGGGGGTTCCGCAACAAAAGGAGGGAGGCTTTGGGGACGCGGAGCCCTGCGCCAAAGGGAAGGATTTGCACAAAGATGCCTCGAACAATAGAGCCTCGTTAGGCCCCAGTGACCAGGCGGAGAGGCAAAGCGGAGCTTTAGGCGGGCGAGCGCCTTCCCAAgagccgggcccggccccgcagcccccggcgcaggagctgggggggagCCTCGggccggccccccccggggAAGCGGGGGAGCCCCGGCGGGAGCACTTTGACCGGCTGATCCGGCAATCCAAGCTGTGGTGTTACGCCAAAGGGTTCAACCTGGACGGGAAAAGTTTGCGGCACGGAGGGAGGACGGAGCCCTGTAAAGCTGCGGAGCTCAAATCCCCCGGCTCCAAAAGAGCAGAGAGCCCCAGCACCTTGTCAAACAAAGCTTTGAAAGGCAATGGCTCGGAAAGGAATGCCAAGCGCAGACGCCTTGCCAGAGGCGCTGAGGCAGAAAGGCAACAGAGCTCCTCTAAAGGGAGGCCACAAAAGACTCAAAGGAGGAATGCCAAGAAGGGAAACACTCATTGCAAACGCCTCGGCAGCGCCGGGCCAACCCCGCCTCGGAATTCCTTCAGCCTCATGGGCAACTTCCCCTGTATTCCCTCCCTGGTCGTGGGGGAAGATGGGGACCTGTGTCCTGCCTCTTCCCTGGGGGTCAAAAACTCCTGGGCCCTCTCCAAAACTCACCCGCTGTGGAGCTGGCACCTGGGGGGCAACGCCAtccccgtgcccccc